The Daphnia pulex isolate KAP4 chromosome 7, ASM2113471v1 genome includes the window taaaatttcaaattcaaattcagccaCCAGGGGGACTTCCTATGTATTGCAGCCCAGCCCCCCAGCAACACGAGTgacgagggaaaaaaaaccgttAGAAACTTAGAAAGTTTCTCGCACTTGTGCCAGGCAGACATCGTCAATCAGAGCTCAAGAATCTTAGTTGAAATTTCGTaaagttttaactttttctacttaagaattgttttcttcttacttCAACACGGTAAGCCtctattttctaattatttagtACAATTACTTATCTAGTTTTGCTAAAATTGGTAGAAGAATCAAGTTCATTCCCCACCATTTTGAAGACTGCTTCCAATTTATCTTCCACATAACTGGGATTTGTTCCtactgaatatttttttcttctaacaacaacaaggtaaaccttttttctttcctaattttgcataaaaaataacttggtttttgtaaaaattgttaGGAGAATCAAGTACATTTCCCACGGTATTTGAAAACTGCTTCCAATTGATCAATTCCATCTGGCAGGGATTTGTTTCACTCCATTAAATTAGCAGGTATTTATTGCATGAGATTCTTCATTATTTgtaaactaaaattttatttctcagaACATTACTGAGTACTGACTACGGAGGGTCTGATCAACTCAAAGCACAGAGGAAAATGGCTTCCAAAAAGAAAGCTGAGAACGAACACACACCTGAAGGTGAGGACCATGTCAACCCACCtaagaaacagaagaagggCCATGTGATCGAAATTGATCCCATATTTGCAGTATCAAGATCAGACTTCCTTTCGATAATTCAGAACCTTGTTGGTAACTACCCAAACATCAGGAGTGCAAATCTATCCAGTGACTGCGATTTTTCAAGTCTTCCTAAAGACATTGATGTGGAAATGCTCATCGAAGTAATTGAATCGGTCGGCGCCGCGTGTGTTTTTCACGGAGATTTTGACGTTCGAAGATATGGTTTAGAATGCTGGAAGATTGCCCTTCTATTGCGAGAAGCCTTTGCAATTCCGAAGACCGCCTTGTACCAAtctaaatgggaaaaattagCTTTGAGGAATAAGCGGGAATTCCAAACCGTTGCAGAACTGGAACAATTGCTTAGACAGAGGCGAACGCATTGGACAGTTCAGGCGTACTTCCTCGGCAGACGTACTTTGGAGAAGCATAACTGCTTTCCGAGTGGATGCATCATATTCAACATGTACAATTTCGCGAGTCATATCTGGAACCACCGGCCAATAGCGAAGAATCAACCACGTTGTTTTGCCGTCACAATGTTCCTTATTGAactctttggaaaaaaagagtattTACAACAATTCATTCGCAATCCAACATGGTGTTCTGACATCGGACACTGGACTTTTTGTGAACTATTCAATACTTTGGGAGATCCAACATGGACTGGCCTTGATGTAACCGAACAAAATGCAGTATTGACTTTCGACAACTTGATGGAAACCCtgggtttttgtttcttataccAGGTTAATGTTCACGATATGGCCTCATTGGATGAGATTAAAATAAACGAAGAGTGGACAATCCAGTCTAAAGCCGACAAACTGGAAGATATTTCAAACCTGATTCTTGTTATTCTCAAACTGCTGGTGTCAATTCCGAAATCGAAGAGTGAAAGCAAGCGATTGAAGAGCAAGCTAGCCATCTACATAAATATCTTTGAACTCAAGCGGGTATCTCAAAAACCGAACCTCTTGCTTAGAGTATGCACGTCGCACCAAGGAACACCCAACGAGTTCAAGCTGATCAAGTTGTTGCTGAAAGCAGGAGCGGATCCCAACGCTGTAGATCAACAACGCTGCAGCCCTCTTCATCTGCTGGCAAAAAGTGAACATCTCTCCTCTCATTCGTGGAGCAATCCTTCTTACTCTACTCGTGCTGAAAACTTCACTGCCATCGTTCGAGTTATCTTTGATGGAAGATTCCATCAAGATCAAGTCAATCTAAGTGGCCAATCAGCATTGGAGTGTCTAAAACCTCTTTCGAGCTATCCAGATGCTGAGTTAAGCCGACTGGTAGGCAATTTCTCGCAGGGTGTTCGTCCGTTATCTTGCATCGCAGCGAAAGAAGTTCGAAGGCATCAACTTCCCTGTGAATGTTTACCTGTGACGCTTCAGTCTATGGTTTTGCAGCACTAGTTCGTTTCGATACTGCTGGAGCCTagaattgttttcctttttggcgtcAATTTGTTCCAAAATTTTTCGTATTGTTATTTGTCTTTCGTTTGCATCGAATAACAACCTTTGCTTGTGAATAAATAGAACGAGTTAACAACTTATTATCTGAAAGTTTAGATCTATTTCTTGCACTTTGTCTTAAACTATTTTAACAAATCTCTAAGTCGAAAATTACATGCCACAAAGAACCTATAAATAATGgtattacataaaaaaaaattcagaaaaaccgccttaaaaaagttaaattctgTTGTTTCACCAGGTGGCAGATTGATATTTGAGTTTTCAGAGTCTTGTCTTCAGGAGTTCGggcaggggtatggagagtgTTTAAACTTGACAGGGAGAAATTACATGAACATTATTGCCTTAGAGAAcacagaaattaaaaataattttggtaaaatacctgcaacacaaaattttttgcttgcattatttcaattttcatttgtcaCGAGCACCTACTTGGCCAGGTACATTATGAGAACTGCTGAAAACTGAAATTGGCTGAAATTATgtgaaaacatttagtcaagaatgcacTAAGAATCATTAGCTAAAGATTAGGTGATCTATTACTAAAAAATAGTTAACTTATTATCCGATCTACGTTTTTTaagatttgttttgaaatttgaaataacgaACGAAGTGTCATACTGTCATGTGCAACTAActaaagattcaaaactcattactagatgtcgccaaacgtcgcccttgttgttgttcttacatcgtgaaacgaggaaaaatggaggaaacaattggttgctaatttatacttatattcctgtgatttcaaataccgaATTTAACTTCATATCTAATGTAGGTTCAGCTTGacctagttttcttatttttatgtttttcttactTATTtctcaaattctagatgcatactgtcagtctgTCATTCATTCCAAgtagcgctcagtcaatttccatccattagatcctcatgctgtcaaaagcctaaaactcatgtttgaagcccacatatagtggaatataaATGTGCTGAGAagaggtatttccccattactacTACCAGatcattacaattcagattttcatgtaacataggtattcttgttcatgaaccataggacttttctgaatctcacgattttggtggtgtaacctGCAACATTATGTTTGCTCTTAAGGCTGTTTctacttctgtttagaaggcaacccagctgagAGATAGgtagaattttatttctcacaagtaaatttgtgtaaatttgtaaatgacatagagaatttccttgtcccattattgctacttagagtttcagtgacatgaagagtgtgacgTGAATAATGCCGTGTGTATGCATACATTTCCCTTCCAATTCTGCTTGATGCCTTACTAAATGCATCACCCATATgttaaaggtaagcatcaatacaacctatcaccatgctactgcaacacttcatgacactttcttaagcatcaggaaatttatctaaACAAGTGGAgaaatgctgttggttgctgtggaTTCCAGTTTTACGGTTTTTTTCATAATGAATATtgcagtgtgcttcttagaaaaggtaaaaattgaTATGCTTATTAACTGTTATATATTTCCATTAAtgtaatacattttatttttacagagcacgtaagagatccttaagccaatgctgttcattgtccatgacggaagagggacttccacctACGTTCTAGcacatccttatcttcccgacgtacgctcatccagcttcactgcttcagtgcttcttatgctgcaaaacaacttttcttgcttcactggcgaggctgatcacttcagttgctgtgacacacctgcaatcactcaccacgggattacggccaggtaccggacaattgacttattttcgtagattatctgcTAGTTATCTATTTGCGTAAAtatctctgtctgtgtaatattCCAAAATTAGGCCTTTTTTGCGTGTAAAAGAAGTGTTACTtcgacgtttcttttttctcacgctagatggcttttcgataactTTCAGCTGTCacaacagtcagtttcagtcaatttgcaaatctctttaaacatttatcggcagctgttgtgtggaaattttttagtggaaactgacgataactattcctccaacaaagctcacttgtaaaattttcgataattgctttttttttctacttccggtttggtcatttcagtcagtagttcagtaaatattcattcgacgagcaaaagaaccacatattcgtgatcctcgtaaaatttgtggtaaagttcatgttatgttttgtacgtacgcgtacttctggtttcgaaaattttcttgaaatagttcaggaaaattctcgatttcggccaaattttggatttcgtttaaatcacacctaatcgaccccaaatttcatggagatcacgaatatgtggtttaatttgattacagctcaatggttgaggagatgtggttacttccggtaaattttcaaaaaactagcaagtgaactttgttcaGTTAacatttctcaatattgcaagcttgattttaagttacaaaaattgtatttttaaatctttgaacttaaaaacctgactatagtttctatctgtattatgtaacttttattggcatgtcactaaataagaactgttttgtctttattcaggtaatgcagaggaaacctcgagaagatggacaccaaaacgcCGCCGGTATCTTCAAAATGtgagcgcggatcatcatttgttgttggtattatgtttgtgttagttaacccgttgccTGCCACGcatttgttctcccctagttccttagcacgggccgcgctgttcggtctcgtggtttacaagccgcggggtcggaaaGGCAATTTTTGCACTAGTAGTTCCCCCtttcagcaatggcaagtcccaccttggtcatagatctttcagacgtggcgcctggcgcgtagagtagaagagtacaa containing:
- the LOC124197762 gene encoding uncharacterized protein LOC124197762, with protein sequence MASKKKAENEHTPEGEDHVNPPKKQKKGHVIEIDPIFAVSRSDFLSIIQNLVGNYPNIRSANLSSDCDFSSLPKDIDVEMLIEVIESVGAACVFHGDFDVRRYGLECWKIALLLREAFAIPKTALYQSKWEKLALRNKREFQTVAELEQLLRQRRTHWTVQAYFLGRRTLEKHNCFPSGCIIFNMYNFASHIWNHRPIAKNQPRCFAVTMFLIELFGKKEYLQQFIRNPTWCSDIGHWTFCELFNTLGDPTWTGLDVTEQNAVLTFDNLMETLGFCFLYQVNVHDMASLDEIKINEEWTIQSKADKLEDISNLILVILKLLVSIPKSKSESKRLKSKLAIYINIFELKRVSQKPNLLLRVCTSHQGTPNEFKLIKLLLKAGADPNAVDQQRCSPLHLLAKSEHLSSHSWSNPSYSTRAENFTAIVRVIFDGRFHQDQVNLSGQSALECLKPLSSYPDAELSRLVGNFSQGVRPLSCIAAKEVRRHQLPCECLPVTLQSMVLQH